A window of Garciella nitratireducens DSM 15102 contains these coding sequences:
- a CDS encoding L,D-transpeptidase family protein gives MKKGIMIVIVIFILVITFYSIYSSSAEANEKLLYQEWERSQMLNLKEDEVGILIELNEKTLYVLKGNKVLKTYTIASGKSETPSPIGEWTIIEKASWGGGFGARWLGLNVPWGRYGIHGTNKPGSIGWNVSHGCIRMRNEDVKELFDLVTLNTRVVIRGGPYGAFGNGFRTLVPGDRGQDVMVVQRKLKELGYYQGNIDGIYGIGMEYALNQWQKEKNLPISNKITTDLYKKLGIQLFD, from the coding sequence ATGAAAAAAGGGATTATGATTGTTATTGTAATATTTATATTAGTCATTACTTTTTATAGCATATATAGTTCTTCTGCAGAGGCAAATGAAAAATTACTGTATCAAGAGTGGGAAAGAAGTCAAATGCTAAATTTAAAAGAAGATGAGGTAGGGATTTTAATAGAACTTAATGAAAAAACTTTATATGTATTAAAGGGAAATAAGGTATTGAAAACTTATACGATAGCTTCTGGAAAATCAGAAACTCCTTCTCCTATAGGAGAATGGACTATTATAGAAAAAGCTTCTTGGGGAGGAGGATTTGGAGCAAGATGGTTGGGACTCAATGTACCTTGGGGACGCTATGGAATTCATGGTACCAATAAGCCAGGTAGTATTGGTTGGAATGTTTCCCATGGGTGTATTCGTATGAGGAATGAAGATGTGAAGGAATTATTTGATTTAGTAACTCTTAATACTAGAGTTGTAATACGTGGAGGTCCTTATGGCGCTTTTGGAAATGGATTTCGAACTTTAGTTCCTGGGGATAGAGGTCAAGATGTAATGGTAGTTCAAAGGAAACTAAAAGAGTTAGGTTATTATCAAGGGAATATTGATGGAATCTATGGAATAGGGATGGAATATGCTCTTAATCAATGGCAAAAAGAAAAAAATCTTCCAATAAGTAATAAAATAACAACAGATTTATATAAAAAATTAGGAATTCAATTATTCGATTAA